Proteins encoded in a region of the Balaenoptera musculus isolate JJ_BM4_2016_0621 chromosome 5, mBalMus1.pri.v3, whole genome shotgun sequence genome:
- the LOC118895778 gene encoding uncharacterized protein LOC118895778, producing MREAAGRRRRAAGLTRGTRSGSPGWSGGGVVGCPGCRGEGGEKGDAEGARLLRRADLLLGWRGPGWTDPSVRLCWAPHRVRDLSEDEINPPCKVRCNFPKPGTRLEYTPRAWGQFSPGMTTYLCAGHRAMADLLFQSPAATNNPVRRVYYVVPSFPFGNLGQIILSTGRAAEISWSCSFHQISARCTVITVPLFSKKMHSGHSFNSRKLWYP from the exons ATGCGCGAGGCTGCCGGGCGGCGCAGGCGCGCTGCTGGCCTCACTCGAGGGACCAGATCCGGTTCTCCGGGTTGGAGCGGGGGTGGTGTCGTGGGTTGTCCTGGCTGccggggagaagggggagaaaaaggtGATGCGGAAGGAGCCAGACTCTTAAGAAGGGCGGATTTGCTTCTGGGATGGAGAGGGCCCGGGTGGACGGATCCTAGTGTGCGTCTGTGCTGGGCGCCCCACAGAGTTAGGGATTTGTCGGAAGATGAAATCAATCCACCGTGCAAAGTGCGATGCAATTTTCCTAAGCCAGGAACACGCTTAGAATACACGCCCAGAGCCTGGGGCCAGTTCTCCCCTGGGATGACTACGTATCTGTGTGCCGGACACCGCGCAATGGCTGACCTGTTATTTCAGTCTCCCGCCGCCaccaacaaccctgtgaggcgGGTTTATTACGTGGTCCCCagtttcccctttggaaacctAGGACAGATTATCTTGTCTACAGGTCGCGCAGCTGAAATATCGTGGAGTTGCTCTTTCCACCAg ATTTCTGCTCGATGCACAGTGATAACTGTTCCTCTGTTCAGCAAGAAGATGCATTCTGGCCACTCGTTTAACAGCCGGAAACTTTGGTACCCGTGA